A window of the Cystobacter fuscus genome harbors these coding sequences:
- a CDS encoding DUF4956 domain-containing protein — translation MESFLTDFTQDVASGVSLKDAGMMVPRLVAAVLLGTVLSLRPWRLLTGRALPKADMVQAQILLCTAAAVITAVIGNSMAKAFGLVGLGGFVRFRSGLKDPRDAAILFLVIGLGMACGHGSLGLAGVGTVFVGALLWVLESFEKKEADGPRQRLLVSAQADDLVRAEEFLRKTLHGRNVLVRSCALDFDGRRLELEVEEKEPGALAATLSGAAGGPVRGLRWMELPARKGGQEERA, via the coding sequence ATGGAGTCGTTCCTCACGGATTTCACCCAGGACGTGGCCTCCGGCGTCTCCCTCAAGGACGCGGGGATGATGGTGCCACGCCTGGTGGCGGCGGTGCTCCTGGGCACGGTGTTGTCCCTGCGGCCGTGGAGACTCCTCACGGGCCGCGCCCTGCCCAAGGCGGACATGGTGCAGGCGCAGATCCTCCTGTGCACGGCGGCGGCCGTCATCACCGCCGTCATCGGCAACAGCATGGCCAAGGCCTTCGGACTGGTGGGCCTGGGCGGCTTCGTGCGCTTCCGCTCGGGGCTGAAGGATCCGCGCGATGCCGCCATCCTCTTCCTGGTGATCGGCCTGGGCATGGCCTGCGGCCACGGCAGCCTGGGGCTCGCCGGGGTGGGCACCGTGTTCGTCGGCGCGCTGTTGTGGGTGCTGGAGTCGTTCGAGAAGAAGGAGGCCGACGGCCCCAGGCAGCGGCTGCTCGTGTCGGCACAGGCGGATGACTTGGTGCGCGCCGAGGAGTTCCTGCGCAAGACGTTGCACGGGCGCAACGTGCTGGTGCGCAGCTGCGCCCTGGACTTCGACGGGCGCCGGTTGGAGCTGGAAGTCGAGGAGAAGGAGCCGGGAGCGCTCGCGGCCACGCTGAGTGGCGCCGCGGGTGGACCCGTGCGTGGACTCAGGTGGATGGAGCTGCCCGCCCGCAAGGGCGGCCAGGAGGAGCGGGCATGA